One Candidatus Limnocylindrales bacterium genomic window carries:
- the lpxB gene encoding lipid-A-disaccharide synthase, producing the protein MSPKIMLIAGEASGDLHGAYLVKSIRSSLPEGRFYGIGGIHMQREGVTLIQDISRLGVTGAWEVLAKLNTIRKVYRQVLHTLKTSRPDLLILIDYPDFNLRVARKAKKLKIPIVYYISPQVWAWRRNRIYLIARLVTKMIVIFPFEQELYQQVGVDVTWVGHPLIDRVKPELDKIQFCRGYGLDPSRPLIGLLPGSRENEIRRLYPVMRSAADLISKQIPQTQFILPLAPSIQEALLLKFPGQTPVQIIKNRGYEAMNAADLLIVASGTVTIEAALLKVPMIITYKVSPLTYALGKRLIRVPYIGMVNLVAGKQLAPELIQQDATPERIAQEAIKLLQDPAKLMAIREELAKVREKLGEPGASDRAAQAVIEVLKKI; encoded by the coding sequence ATGTCACCAAAGATCATGCTCATTGCCGGGGAAGCTTCTGGGGACCTTCATGGAGCCTATTTGGTCAAATCTATCCGCAGCTCCTTGCCGGAAGGAAGATTTTACGGAATTGGTGGGATTCACATGCAAAGAGAAGGAGTCACTCTGATCCAGGATATTTCCCGATTGGGAGTAACCGGAGCTTGGGAAGTTCTGGCAAAACTTAATACTATCCGAAAAGTATATAGGCAGGTCCTTCATACCCTTAAAACCTCCAGACCGGATCTACTCATTTTGATCGATTATCCCGATTTTAACCTCAGAGTAGCTCGAAAAGCCAAAAAACTTAAAATCCCCATTGTTTATTATATAAGTCCTCAAGTATGGGCCTGGCGGCGAAATCGTATTTACCTTATTGCCAGGCTGGTTACGAAAATGATCGTTATCTTTCCCTTTGAGCAAGAGCTATACCAACAGGTAGGGGTTGATGTAACCTGGGTTGGGCATCCCCTGATAGATCGGGTTAAACCTGAACTTGATAAAATCCAATTCTGCAGGGGATACGGACTGGATCCTTCCCGCCCCCTTATCGGACTACTCCCGGGAAGTCGAGAAAATGAAATCAGGCGACTCTATCCGGTTATGCGATCGGCTGCAGATCTTATCTCTAAACAAATTCCCCAGACCCAATTTATCCTCCCCCTGGCCCCTTCCATCCAGGAAGCGCTTCTCTTAAAATTTCCAGGACAGACCCCTGTTCAAATCATAAAAAACAGAGGCTATGAAGCCATGAATGCTGCCGATTTATTAATAGTCGCTTCAGGTACCGTAACCATAGAAGCAGCCCTTTTAAAGGTTCCCATGATCATTACCTATAAAGTATCTCCGTTAACCTATGCACTGGGAAAAAGGCTCATTCGAGTCCCTTACATTGGAATGGTCAACCTGGTTGCCGGAAAGCAACTGGCACCCGAACTGATCCAACAGGATGCAACTCCCGAACGAATCGCCCAGGAAGCCATCAAACTTCTCCAGGATCCAGCTAAACTGATGGCTATCCGAGAAGAATTGGCTAAAGTCAGGGAAAAACTGGGAGAACCCGGTGCCTCTGATCGGGCGGCTCAGGCTGTCATCGAAGTTCTGAAAAAGATATGA
- a CDS encoding class I adenylate-forming enzyme family protein: protein MPDLIFKSALFRPSLEYPEIPYHEMLREAAQKYSNKPAIIFKDLCITFRELDALVNSMANALLSLGVTKGDKVALFMMNRPEWVISFIAAARIGAVATPLNPSYKKMEVAYQINDSEAKVLITQETLYPVVREARPDMPELKTVIVVGATPAEDTLSFDDLIRKSSPKRPPPVDLDLREDLVALPYSSGTTGLPKGTMLTQSNLVTNHIQFISSSRMTDRDTLLIFLPFYHIYGTMLMGSSIYAGATQVLMERFDMVESLTLVEKYRVTMHFAVPPILIAMANYPEIKQYNLSSLRFIFTGAAPLAPEVGRIVKELTGVRVLQGYGLTEASPLTHANPVDGDFAKLESVGLGISDQEHKIVDIETGEKELGPDEVGELIVRGPHVMKGYWKNPEATRQALRNGWLYTGDIAKIDKDGFVYIVDRKKEMIKYKGFGIAPAELEAILFQHPAVADCAVFSKPDPEAGEVPKGVVVLRKSYHTTAEELMKFVEERVAGYKKIREIEFLETIPKTASGKILRRVLVERERERMKP, encoded by the coding sequence ATGCCAGATCTGATTTTCAAATCAGCACTTTTCAGACCCTCCCTGGAGTATCCTGAGATACCTTATCACGAGATGCTGAGGGAGGCAGCTCAGAAGTATTCAAATAAACCCGCAATTATCTTTAAAGATCTTTGCATTACCTTCCGAGAGTTAGATGCCCTGGTTAACAGTATGGCCAATGCCCTTTTGAGTCTAGGAGTCACCAAGGGAGATAAGGTTGCACTATTTATGATGAACCGACCCGAATGGGTGATTAGTTTTATTGCTGCGGCGAGGATCGGAGCCGTTGCAACACCTTTAAATCCCTCTTACAAGAAAATGGAAGTGGCTTATCAGATCAATGATTCTGAGGCTAAGGTCTTAATTACCCAGGAGACTTTATATCCAGTGGTTCGGGAAGCACGACCCGATATGCCGGAACTTAAGACGGTGATTGTAGTAGGAGCCACGCCGGCAGAAGATACGCTTTCGTTCGATGACCTTATCCGTAAATCCTCTCCTAAACGTCCGCCTCCTGTGGATTTAGACCTGCGAGAGGATCTGGTCGCCCTTCCTTACTCCAGTGGAACAACGGGACTTCCTAAAGGAACCATGTTGACCCAGTCGAACCTGGTGACCAATCATATCCAGTTTATTTCCTCCTCACGAATGACCGATCGAGATACTCTGCTGATTTTCCTTCCCTTTTATCATATCTACGGGACTATGCTCATGGGGAGTTCCATCTATGCCGGGGCCACGCAGGTCCTCATGGAACGGTTTGATATGGTTGAATCTCTGACCTTAGTTGAAAAGTATCGGGTAACCATGCACTTTGCCGTACCGCCTATCTTGATTGCCATGGCCAATTATCCAGAGATTAAACAATACAATCTTTCCTCTCTCCGGTTTATTTTCACCGGAGCTGCTCCCCTGGCTCCCGAAGTAGGTAGAATTGTTAAAGAATTAACCGGAGTCCGGGTTCTTCAAGGTTATGGCCTGACCGAAGCCTCTCCACTAACCCATGCCAATCCGGTAGATGGAGATTTTGCCAAATTGGAATCGGTCGGATTGGGTATATCGGATCAGGAGCATAAAATCGTGGATATAGAAACCGGTGAAAAGGAGTTAGGCCCGGATGAAGTCGGTGAGTTGATTGTGCGAGGCCCCCATGTTATGAAAGGTTATTGGAAAAACCCAGAAGCGACCCGACAGGCTCTTCGAAACGGCTGGCTTTACACCGGTGATATTGCCAAAATTGATAAAGATGGATTTGTCTATATTGTAGATCGAAAAAAGGAAATGATCAAATACAAAGGATTCGGCATAGCCCCTGCCGAACTGGAAGCCATACTCTTTCAGCATCCTGCCGTGGCTGATTGCGCCGTTTTCTCGAAACCTGACCCGGAAGCCGGAGAGGTTCCTAAAGGGGTCGTGGTTCTTAGGAAAAGCTATCATACAACTGCCGAAGAGTTAATGAAATTCGTGGAAGAGCGGGTTGCCGGATATAAGAAAATCCGTGAAATTGAGTTCCTGGAGACAATTCCCAAAACAGCTTCAGGCAAGATTTTGCGGAGGGTTTTAGTAGAACGGGAAAGGGAGAGGATGAAACCATAG
- a CDS encoding cation:proton antiporter, with protein sequence MEHLDIPKFLGLMVIMLGMAKLAGALAQRIGQPAVLGELIAGMILGPSVLGLVDPNIEVIHLLAEVGVIILLFEIGLETDLKKLLQVGGASTVVAIVGVALPFILGYMVCWFLGLSNLVAIVAGAALTATSVGITARVLSDLGRLQEPESQIVLGAAIIDDIIGLIILTVVAGLTQGQEVTIFQVIKITGIAFGFLIITLLLGSLIVPLLFRWVGQIDLSGTLTVPAVILAFSLAWLADQAGSAMIMGAFTAGLLLVKIPQAHEIEVGIAHLGHFFVPLFFISVGAAVDVRVLNPANPANRQTLLIGSLLVIAAISGKFLAGYAPFWFRGKKSVIGVGMIPRGEVGLIFAQMGLSSGVFNLRLFSAITLMVMITTFIAPPLLKFLFPAKQPGREPPEPEGIEDLVTKP encoded by the coding sequence ATGGAACATTTAGATATTCCAAAGTTTTTGGGACTGATGGTTATTATGCTGGGAATGGCCAAACTGGCCGGAGCTCTGGCCCAGCGGATCGGCCAACCGGCAGTCCTTGGAGAATTAATAGCCGGGATGATCCTTGGTCCTTCAGTCTTGGGGTTGGTAGATCCCAACATCGAGGTCATCCATCTCCTTGCCGAAGTAGGGGTGATTATCCTCCTCTTTGAGATTGGCCTGGAAACCGACTTGAAGAAGCTGTTGCAGGTAGGAGGTGCCTCGACCGTGGTTGCCATTGTTGGGGTGGCTTTGCCGTTTATACTGGGGTATATGGTCTGTTGGTTCCTGGGGTTGAGCAATCTGGTGGCGATAGTAGCAGGTGCCGCGCTGACGGCTACCAGTGTGGGTATTACCGCTCGCGTACTCTCCGACCTGGGTCGATTACAGGAGCCAGAAAGCCAGATCGTATTGGGAGCAGCAATTATCGACGATATTATTGGATTAATAATTCTTACGGTAGTGGCCGGGCTGACCCAGGGCCAGGAAGTAACCATTTTCCAGGTAATTAAAATAACCGGGATCGCCTTTGGCTTTTTGATTATTACCCTGCTGCTTGGAAGTTTGATTGTTCCCCTTTTGTTTCGTTGGGTCGGTCAGATCGATCTATCAGGAACTCTTACGGTACCGGCAGTTATACTGGCCTTTAGCCTGGCATGGCTCGCCGACCAGGCCGGCTCGGCCATGATTATGGGAGCCTTCACTGCCGGGCTTTTACTGGTAAAAATCCCTCAAGCCCATGAAATTGAAGTGGGTATAGCCCATCTCGGGCACTTCTTTGTTCCGCTCTTTTTTATTTCAGTCGGTGCAGCGGTTGATGTACGAGTCTTGAATCCAGCAAATCCGGCTAACCGACAAACTCTATTGATTGGAAGTCTTCTTGTGATCGCCGCCATATCGGGCAAATTCCTGGCAGGGTACGCGCCATTTTGGTTTCGCGGTAAGAAGAGTGTTATCGGTGTAGGCATGATCCCCCGGGGGGAGGTGGGTTTAATTTTTGCTCAGATGGGTTTAAGCAGCGGGGTCTTTAATCTAAGACTCTTCAGTGCCATTACCTTGATGGTTATGATCACAACTTTTATAGCCCCACCCCTTCTGAAATTCCTGTTTCCGGCCAAACAGCCAGGACGGGAACCACCGGAACCGGAGGGGATTGAGGATCTGGTTACCAAACCCTGA
- a CDS encoding trehalose-6-phosphate synthase, translating into MKTQGSRLIIVSNRLPIVLTQGENGQWSIKPGSGGLVTALVPILRNRGGVWIGWSGMVEEENVDLGELLADATKKSGYTLRPVSLTAEEKSKFYHGFSNEIIWPLFHDLQSRCNFDPTYWLVYQSVNHKFARVIAENIKENDFIWVHDYHLMNVAKELRAMGVTSKIGFFLHIPFPPLDIFIKLPWRFQVLHALLEYDTLGFQTLRDRHNFVQCLRILIRDITLYGKGQILTGRIKNREVRIGSFPISIDYRAFAKQAASQEVCERARCLREALLNCRIILGVDRLDYTKGIPERLKAFRNALIRFPDLHRKVTLVQIVVPSRVEIPEYSDLKVEIERLVSEINGQFTQPGWVPIHYIFRSLERTELLAYYRAADIALVTPLKDGMNLVAKEYCACSIYGDDVLILSEFAGAAVQLQKGALLVNPYDIEGVAEAIYRAVNMSQTERRSRMRKLRRSIREQDIFWWVDSFLQASIAQHLDDFPPLEGYVPLDDYLPQVELE; encoded by the coding sequence ATGAAAACACAAGGGAGTCGCCTTATCATTGTATCAAACCGATTGCCCATTGTCTTGACTCAAGGAGAAAATGGGCAATGGAGTATCAAGCCTGGCTCTGGTGGATTGGTTACTGCCCTGGTTCCAATATTACGAAATCGTGGAGGAGTATGGATCGGTTGGTCTGGAATGGTGGAAGAAGAAAATGTAGATTTGGGAGAGCTTCTGGCCGATGCAACTAAAAAATCAGGATATACCCTTAGACCGGTCTCCCTGACAGCTGAGGAAAAAAGCAAATTCTATCATGGATTTTCCAATGAAATTATCTGGCCTCTCTTTCACGACCTTCAATCTCGCTGCAATTTTGATCCGACCTATTGGCTTGTTTATCAATCAGTTAATCACAAATTCGCCCGTGTGATTGCTGAGAATATCAAGGAAAATGATTTTATCTGGGTTCATGACTATCACCTGATGAACGTAGCGAAGGAATTGCGTGCCATGGGAGTTACCTCCAAGATAGGATTTTTTCTCCATATTCCCTTCCCTCCATTGGATATCTTCATCAAGCTTCCATGGCGATTTCAAGTTTTGCATGCCCTTTTGGAGTATGATACCCTCGGATTTCAGACCTTAAGGGATCGGCACAACTTTGTGCAGTGTCTTCGTATCCTGATCCGGGACATTACCCTATATGGCAAGGGGCAAATCCTCACGGGTCGTATTAAGAACCGAGAAGTCAGGATAGGTAGTTTCCCCATTAGTATCGACTATCGTGCATTCGCCAAACAGGCTGCCTCCCAGGAGGTTTGTGAGAGAGCCCGATGTCTCCGTGAGGCTCTCCTGAATTGCCGTATCATCCTGGGTGTGGATCGTCTGGATTATACCAAGGGGATTCCCGAAAGGTTGAAAGCCTTCAGGAATGCCCTTATCCGTTTTCCAGATTTGCATCGGAAGGTTACACTGGTCCAGATAGTGGTACCCAGCCGTGTAGAGATTCCCGAATACTCAGATCTCAAAGTAGAAATTGAACGTCTGGTGAGTGAGATCAACGGACAGTTCACCCAACCCGGTTGGGTACCGATTCATTATATCTTTCGGAGCCTGGAACGTACAGAACTCCTTGCCTATTACCGGGCTGCGGATATTGCCCTGGTGACTCCCTTGAAAGATGGAATGAACCTGGTAGCTAAGGAATACTGTGCTTGTAGTATATATGGAGATGATGTGTTGATTTTGAGTGAATTTGCCGGTGCAGCAGTTCAGTTACAGAAGGGGGCCCTTTTGGTGAACCCCTATGACATTGAAGGTGTAGCCGAAGCAATTTATCGGGCCGTTAACATGAGCCAGACTGAGAGGCGATCTCGGATGCGGAAACTGCGTCGGTCCATTCGAGAACAGGATATTTTCTGGTGGGTAGACTCGTTTCTTCAAGCAAGTATTGCCCAGCATTTGGATGATTTCCCTCCTTTAGAAGGTTATGTACCTCTGGATGACTACTTACCTCAGGTTGAGCTCGAATAA
- the otsB gene encoding trehalose-phosphatase yields MRLFQNNLRQDQLLELFFIMLSSTHQRALLLDYDGTLAPFRIQRDQATPYPGVREALETLFEARHTRIVLITGRWIKDLIPLLGLKSPVEIWGSHGWERLMPDGTYEIAKLDERALQGLTKANAWIEAEGLRDRCEQKPASLALHWRGLELRVVKQMREKILKSWSLLSWETGLTLHEFDGGIELRVPGRSKGFAVETILSEMGEDTVVAYLGDDQTDEDAFKAVKGKGLGILVREKFRPTRADIWLKPPEELLEFFSNWEQACKKGK; encoded by the coding sequence ATGAGATTGTTCCAAAACAATCTGCGACAAGACCAATTACTGGAGTTATTCTTTATCATGCTGTCAAGTACCCATCAACGGGCACTACTTCTTGATTACGATGGAACCCTGGCACCATTTCGTATCCAACGGGATCAAGCGACTCCATATCCTGGTGTACGTGAGGCCTTAGAGACCCTCTTCGAGGCTCGTCATACTCGTATTGTCTTAATTACCGGACGGTGGATAAAGGATCTGATTCCGCTTCTTGGACTTAAATCTCCTGTGGAGATTTGGGGTTCTCATGGCTGGGAACGTCTGATGCCGGACGGTACTTATGAAATAGCTAAATTGGATGAACGGGCTCTACAAGGCCTTACCAAAGCAAACGCATGGATCGAAGCAGAAGGCCTCAGAGACCGTTGCGAACAAAAACCCGCCAGTCTTGCTCTTCATTGGAGAGGATTAGAACTGAGGGTCGTTAAACAAATGCGGGAGAAAATCCTGAAGAGCTGGTCACTGCTTTCTTGGGAGACAGGACTCACCTTGCACGAATTTGATGGTGGGATTGAACTTAGAGTTCCCGGAAGAAGCAAGGGTTTTGCAGTGGAGACAATTCTTTCGGAAATGGGGGAAGATACTGTCGTGGCCTATTTGGGAGATGATCAAACCGACGAAGATGCCTTTAAAGCTGTCAAAGGAAAAGGACTTGGTATCCTGGTTCGTGAAAAGTTCCGCCCCACCCGTGCAGATATCTGGCTAAAACCCCCTGAAGAATTGTTGGAATTTTTCTCAAATTGGGAGCAGGCTTGTAAAAAAGGAAAGTGA
- the lsrF gene encoding 3-hydroxy-5-phosphonooxypentane-2,4-dione thiolase — MADKDSLQETHNFYLDIPMENELFRLRGSNSLDWGMKNRLSKIFCPETGRTVMLAIDHGYFLGPTTGLERVDVTILPLLPYADTLMCTRGILRSTIPPTFTKGIVLRASGGPSILKELSNEEIAVDIEDAIRLNIAALAVQVFVGGEYETKSIHNMTRLVDLGHRYGIPVLGVTAVGKEMVRDAKYLRLATRICAELGASYIKTYYVSEGFETITASCPVPIVIAGGKKIPKLEALRMAYQAVQQGAAGVDMGRNIFQSEDPVAMIQAVRKVVHEDMKPEEAYELCLTLENERKRQRR, encoded by the coding sequence ATGGCAGATAAAGACAGCTTACAAGAAACACACAATTTTTATTTGGATATTCCCATGGAAAATGAACTGTTCAGATTACGAGGTTCCAATTCGCTGGATTGGGGGATGAAAAATCGATTATCAAAAATATTTTGTCCGGAAACCGGCCGTACGGTGATGCTGGCCATTGATCATGGATATTTTTTAGGACCCACCACAGGATTGGAACGGGTTGATGTGACGATCCTGCCCCTGCTTCCCTACGCCGATACCCTTATGTGTACCCGAGGAATTCTGCGCTCTACCATTCCTCCAACCTTTACAAAGGGGATTGTCCTCCGGGCCAGTGGAGGTCCCAGCATCCTTAAAGAGCTCTCCAATGAAGAAATTGCCGTTGACATTGAAGACGCCATTCGTTTGAATATTGCAGCTCTTGCCGTCCAGGTCTTTGTTGGAGGTGAATACGAGACCAAATCGATTCACAACATGACCCGACTGGTAGATCTGGGCCATCGGTATGGGATTCCAGTTTTGGGCGTTACCGCCGTAGGTAAAGAGATGGTTCGGGATGCAAAATACCTGCGCCTGGCAACCCGAATATGTGCAGAATTGGGTGCCTCTTATATTAAGACCTATTATGTTTCCGAAGGATTTGAGACCATAACGGCTTCCTGTCCGGTTCCCATCGTTATTGCCGGCGGAAAAAAAATTCCGAAACTCGAAGCCCTGAGAATGGCTTACCAGGCTGTTCAGCAAGGCGCCGCAGGGGTTGACATGGGGCGAAACATATTCCAGTCTGAAGATCCCGTAGCCATGATTCAGGCTGTGAGAAAAGTGGTCCATGAAGACATGAAACCGGAAGAAGCTTACGAGTTGTGCCTGACTTTAGAAAATGAAAGAAAAAGACAAAGAAGGTAA